Proteins from a genomic interval of Thermoanaerobacterium thermosaccharolyticum DSM 571:
- a CDS encoding ROK family protein, whose amino-acid sequence MKKLVCGVDLGGTKINTGIMDSDGNILYNVKVPTEADKGPQHVINNIKKSIIDSLKNTKLEIDQIAGIGIGAPGPLNADSGVVECPPNLPGWIDIHLVDILKQEFNTEIKLNNDANAAALAEHLFGAGQGIDDMVYVTVSTGIGGGAIIGGKLYNGANSNAAEIGHHSINFDGPRWCNCGNPGCLESYASGTSLVKFAKKYIESGRDTILKNIPMDELKAENIFDAAKSGDELALKLIENEAFYLGVGIVNIMAFYNPKRIIIGGGLSSQWDVLYDKMMKTVKDRALKPNREICDVVKAKLGGDVGLIGAAALVL is encoded by the coding sequence ATGAAAAAGCTGGTCTGTGGTGTTGATCTTGGCGGTACAAAGATTAATACCGGTATAATGGATAGTGATGGTAACATATTGTACAATGTAAAGGTTCCAACTGAGGCTGATAAAGGTCCCCAACATGTAATAAACAACATAAAGAAGAGCATAATAGATTCATTAAAAAATACAAAGCTGGAGATAGACCAGATTGCAGGTATAGGCATAGGCGCGCCTGGACCGTTAAATGCAGATAGCGGTGTTGTGGAATGTCCGCCTAATTTACCTGGATGGATTGATATTCATTTAGTCGACATCTTAAAACAAGAATTTAATACAGAAATCAAGCTTAATAATGATGCAAATGCTGCTGCACTTGCTGAACATTTATTTGGAGCAGGGCAAGGTATAGATGATATGGTTTATGTAACTGTAAGCACAGGTATTGGCGGTGGTGCCATAATAGGGGGAAAATTGTATAATGGAGCAAACTCTAATGCAGCAGAGATTGGACACCACTCGATAAACTTTGATGGCCCTAGATGGTGCAACTGTGGCAATCCCGGCTGCTTGGAGTCTTATGCTTCTGGTACATCGCTAGTTAAATTTGCTAAAAAATATATAGAATCAGGAAGAGATACCATTCTTAAAAACATCCCGATGGATGAACTGAAGGCTGAGAATATTTTCGATGCAGCGAAGTCAGGTGATGAATTAGCTTTGAAGCTTATAGAAAATGAAGCATTTTATTTAGGAGTAGGTATTGTAAATATAATGGCTTTTTATAATCCAAAGAGGATAATAATAGGTGGTGGCCTTTCAAGTCAATGGGATGTTTTATACGATAAGATGATGAAGACAGTTAAAGATAGAGCATTGAAGCCAAACAGAGAAATTTGCGATGTTGTCAAAGCAAAGCTTGGTGGAGATGTTGGACTTATAGGTGCTGCTGCACTTGTTTTGTAA
- a CDS encoding DNA-3-methyladenine glycosylase I, whose product MERCPWCLNDELYIKYHDTEWGVPIHDDKIHFEFLVLESAQAGLNWLTILKKRDNYRKAYDDFDPQKVSLFDEKKILELLNDKGIIRNRKKIESSIINAKAFLKIQKEYGSFDSYIWSFTEGKPIINHWKSIEEIPSKTPLSDKISNDLRKRGFKFVGSTIIYSHMQATGIVNDHIISCFRHRDLS is encoded by the coding sequence ATGGAAAGATGTCCGTGGTGCCTAAATGATGAACTTTACATAAAGTACCATGATACGGAATGGGGCGTGCCTATCCATGACGATAAAATTCACTTTGAGTTTTTGGTGCTGGAATCTGCCCAGGCGGGATTAAATTGGCTTACGATACTTAAAAAAAGAGATAATTATAGAAAAGCGTACGATGATTTTGATCCACAAAAAGTTTCTTTGTTCGATGAGAAAAAGATATTAGAGCTTTTAAATGATAAAGGAATCATTAGAAACAGAAAAAAAATCGAATCATCAATTATAAATGCCAAAGCTTTTTTAAAGATTCAAAAGGAATACGGGAGTTTTGATAGTTATATTTGGAGTTTCACAGAAGGGAAACCTATCATTAATCATTGGAAAAGCATCGAAGAAATACCTTCTAAGACTCCATTATCTGATAAGATAAGCAATGATCTTAGAAAAAGAGGTTTTAAATTTGTAGGCTCAACGATAATATATTCTCATATGCAGGCTACAGGAATAGTAAATGATCACATTATATCCTGTTTTAGGCATAGAGATTTATCATGA
- a CDS encoding sigma factor G inhibitor Gin: MESMLKTKKCFICNHEKTDGIEVLGEFLCNDCQKIIVDMSPDDVEYEYYRKKMIDIWRNYTKDVEYED, from the coding sequence ATGGAAAGCATGTTAAAAACTAAAAAGTGCTTTATATGCAATCATGAAAAGACGGATGGTATTGAGGTATTAGGAGAATTTTTATGCAATGACTGCCAGAAGATTATTGTTGATATGTCGCCTGATGATGTGGAATATGAATATTACAGAAAAAAAATGATAGATATCTGGCGAAACTATACAAAGGATGTTGAATATGAGGACTGA
- a CDS encoding aminotransferase class I/II-fold pyridoxal phosphate-dependent enzyme — translation MKLSAPLYEALLKYVEDGTMPYHMPGHKEGRIISRKYIENLAKIDLTEVPGTDNLHDPQGPILEAEKLAAKAFGAKMSFFLVNGTTCGIYAAMSAVLNDGDAVLIQRNSHKSVYNGLILTGATPVYLNPLMDYEDGIAMGVSVDELEGLLKDNKDIKAVLITYPNYYGFCIDIKRIVDLVHKYNKILIVDEAHGAHFAFSDRLPLPASKAGADIVVESIHKTLPAFTQSSILHVNTDRVDADRLKFYLSLYQSTSPSYILMTSIDLARDFMERKGKDRLDKCVNLSIDARNKLNAIEGVKCIGDDVVGKYGINDYDTTKLAISIKGLGISGSEAERILRENFNIQMEMSDLYNILAIMTVADDEKEFDKLVKSIEGLLKYKRNQEIRLIDYYPDVPEMKMKPSEAVKKPYTLLKIDDAVDSVSLDYVIPYPPGVPLICPGEIIKKDMVQYIKLLYNIGIKIVGIDNLNIRVFK, via the coding sequence ATGAAATTGTCAGCACCATTATATGAAGCGTTATTAAAGTATGTAGAAGATGGTACTATGCCATATCATATGCCAGGTCATAAAGAAGGTAGAATTATTTCCCGGAAATATATTGAGAATCTTGCCAAAATAGATTTGACGGAAGTTCCCGGCACAGATAATCTGCATGACCCTCAAGGACCGATTTTGGAGGCTGAAAAACTTGCAGCGAAAGCATTTGGCGCAAAGATGTCTTTTTTTCTTGTAAACGGTACTACATGTGGAATATATGCTGCAATGTCTGCCGTGTTAAACGATGGTGATGCGGTGCTTATTCAAAGAAATTCACACAAATCTGTATACAATGGTTTAATACTTACAGGTGCTACGCCAGTATATTTAAATCCATTGATGGATTATGAAGATGGGATAGCAATGGGAGTATCTGTTGATGAACTTGAAGGTCTTCTTAAAGATAATAAAGACATAAAAGCGGTTTTGATTACATATCCAAATTATTATGGATTTTGCATAGATATAAAAAGAATAGTTGATTTAGTGCATAAGTACAACAAGATTTTGATTGTAGATGAAGCACATGGTGCACACTTTGCGTTTTCAGACAGATTGCCATTACCGGCATCTAAAGCGGGTGCTGATATTGTTGTTGAAAGCATTCACAAGACTTTACCCGCCTTTACGCAAAGTTCAATATTGCATGTGAATACGGATAGAGTTGACGCTGATAGATTAAAATTTTATTTGAGCCTTTATCAATCTACATCTCCATCATATATTTTAATGACATCAATTGACTTGGCCAGAGATTTTATGGAAAGAAAAGGCAAAGATAGACTAGATAAATGTGTAAATTTATCAATAGATGCTCGAAATAAATTGAATGCAATTGAAGGTGTAAAGTGTATAGGAGATGACGTTGTAGGCAAGTATGGAATTAATGATTATGATACAACAAAGCTTGCCATAAGCATAAAGGGTCTCGGGATATCAGGAAGTGAAGCAGAAAGGATATTGCGGGAAAATTTCAATATCCAAATGGAGATGTCTGATTTATACAATATACTGGCAATAATGACTGTTGCAGATGATGAAAAGGAGTTTGACAAATTAGTAAAATCTATTGAAGGACTTTTAAAATACAAAAGGAATCAAGAAATAAGACTTATTGACTATTATCCTGATGTGCCGGAGATGAAAATGAAACCTTCAGAAGCAGTTAAAAAGCCTTATACACTTCTAAAAATAGATGATGCAGTAGATTCAGTTTCTTTGGACTATGTTATTCCATATCCGCCAGGTGTGCCTCTTATATGTCCTGGAGAAATCATAAAAAAAGATATGGTACAATATATAAAATTACTATATAATATAGGTATAAAGATTGTAGGCATTGATAATTTAAATATACGGGTGTTTAAATAA
- the tmk gene encoding dTMP kinase, translated as MYKGKLITFEGIDGSGKTTQINLLKEYLLNIGRDIVVLREPGGTSVGEKIRNILLDKKNKIVPTAEALLYAASRAELVKEVIIPSLNNGKIVILDRFVDSSIVYQGYARGIGVKAVEEINNIAIAGLVPDLTIYLDIKPKDTIKRIDRRKDKDRLEMEDLEFHEKVYEGYKQLIKSRPDRYLVIDATHDIDYIQKSIVKEISKII; from the coding sequence ATGTACAAAGGAAAACTTATCACATTTGAAGGTATCGACGGTAGCGGAAAAACGACACAAATCAATCTACTTAAAGAATATCTTTTAAACATTGGACGGGATATTGTAGTATTGAGAGAACCTGGTGGCACCAGTGTAGGTGAGAAAATCAGAAATATACTCCTTGATAAAAAAAATAAGATAGTTCCTACCGCAGAAGCTCTTTTATATGCAGCATCAAGGGCAGAATTAGTAAAAGAAGTGATAATACCATCTTTAAATAATGGAAAGATTGTTATATTAGATAGGTTTGTTGACAGTTCTATAGTATATCAAGGATATGCAAGGGGCATTGGTGTAAAAGCTGTTGAGGAGATAAATAATATCGCTATAGCTGGTCTTGTACCAGATTTGACTATATACTTGGATATAAAGCCCAAAGACACTATAAAGCGAATTGATAGAAGGAAAGACAAAGACCGCCTTGAGATGGAAGATTTGGAATTTCATGAGAAGGTTTATGAAGGGTATAAACAATTGATAAAATCAAGGCCGGATAGATATTTAGTTATAGATGCCACACATGACATTGATTATATACAGAAAAGCATCGTTAAAGAAATAAGTAAAATCATATAA
- a CDS encoding cyclic-di-AMP receptor, with translation MKLIFAIVQDEDVRRLMDGLTEKGFSFTRVASTGGFLRSGNTTLMIGVEDEKLDDAIEVIEKKCKTRDRIITSPTPMGGATDIFIPQPVEISIGGATVFVIDVEKFFRI, from the coding sequence ATGAAACTGATTTTTGCTATAGTACAGGACGAGGACGTAAGGCGGCTAATGGATGGACTGACAGAGAAAGGTTTTAGCTTTACGAGGGTTGCTTCTACAGGTGGTTTTTTAAGGTCTGGCAATACAACATTGATGATAGGTGTTGAAGATGAGAAACTTGACGATGCCATTGAAGTAATAGAGAAAAAATGTAAGACGAGAGACAGAATTATTACTTCTCCGACTCCAATGGGTGGTGCAACAGATATTTTTATTCCGCAGCCTGTTGAGATCTCTATCGGCGGTGCTACAGTGTTCGTTATCGATGTTGAAAAATTCTTCAGGATATAG
- a CDS encoding YaaR family protein codes for MKIQEINSNKITAGYTKDDRSGRTSVLKFEDVFDSEISKVKDSIIDKMLNEIDDAAEKLKENLNLDNLLIYKKKVKEFLQSSINGMFRRNKRESISLNGRKKIYTIVDKVNEKLEMMTKEFIEGNKKNIDLLSAIEEIRGLLVDIYS; via the coding sequence ATGAAAATACAAGAGATAAATTCCAACAAAATAACGGCAGGATATACCAAAGATGACAGAAGCGGCAGAACTTCTGTTTTAAAGTTTGAAGATGTTTTTGACAGTGAAATAAGTAAAGTAAAAGACAGTATTATAGATAAAATGTTAAATGAGATTGACGATGCTGCTGAAAAATTAAAAGAAAATTTAAATTTGGATAATTTGTTAATTTATAAGAAAAAAGTTAAAGAATTTTTACAAAGCTCCATAAATGGCATGTTTCGAAGAAATAAGAGAGAATCCATCAGTTTAAATGGACGAAAGAAGATTTATACTATTGTAGATAAAGTGAATGAGAAGCTTGAAATGATGACGAAAGAGTTTATAGAGGGAAACAAAAAGAACATTGATCTTTTAAGTGCTATTGAGGAAATTAGAGGATTATTGGTAGATATATATTCGTAG
- the holB gene encoding DNA polymerase III subunit delta' codes for MFKIYGHKNILALFNKIVSSQKIANAYLFIGESGFGKEFMAKYFAMMINCKNGSKPCLSCPSCIQMISGNHPDIFFIEPDGISIKVETLRNVVINNAYVKPYNSYKKIFIIKEAEKMTEQAQNSILKTLEEPPEYGLFILTSSKMEGLLPTIVSRCEIIRFTRESDEVIEDYLINEKKIDRSKAKKIASIANGNYGKANLLIDEGYSRIRSELGDILYNVINQDKALRLESFKFFDENREMIDDIIDIMFSYLRDLMILKLLGSEEYIINKDMVDKLKDFSDNLTGFKLNNIINEIGELAFNLKSNVNYQLAIEKFLLNI; via the coding sequence ATGTTTAAAATATATGGGCATAAAAATATTCTGGCGCTATTTAACAAAATTGTGAGTTCCCAAAAGATAGCAAACGCCTATCTCTTTATTGGAGAAAGTGGGTTTGGAAAAGAATTTATGGCAAAATATTTTGCTATGATGATAAACTGTAAAAATGGTTCTAAACCTTGTTTAAGTTGTCCTTCATGTATTCAAATGATATCAGGTAATCATCCTGATATTTTCTTTATAGAGCCTGATGGAATTTCAATAAAAGTTGAGACATTAAGAAATGTCGTAATAAACAATGCTTATGTGAAACCATACAACTCTTATAAGAAGATTTTTATAATAAAAGAAGCTGAAAAAATGACAGAGCAAGCCCAAAACAGTATACTTAAGACACTAGAGGAACCTCCTGAATATGGACTTTTCATTTTAACATCATCCAAGATGGAAGGTCTTTTACCAACAATTGTGTCAAGATGTGAAATAATAAGGTTTACTAGAGAGTCAGACGAAGTAATAGAAGACTATCTTATAAATGAAAAGAAAATTGACAGGAGTAAGGCTAAAAAAATAGCTTCAATTGCCAATGGCAATTACGGAAAGGCAAATCTGTTGATTGATGAAGGTTATTCTAGAATAAGGTCGGAATTGGGAGATATTTTATACAATGTGATTAACCAAGACAAGGCATTGAGGCTTGAAAGTTTTAAATTTTTTGATGAGAACAGAGAAATGATAGATGATATAATCGATATAATGTTTTCCTATTTGAGGGATTTGATGATATTAAAATTATTGGGCAGCGAAGAATACATCATAAACAAAGATATGGTTGATAAACTTAAGGATTTTTCAGACAATTTGACAGGATTTAAGCTAAATAATATAATTAATGAGATAGGAGAGCTTGCTTTTAATCTTAAGTCAAATGTAAATTATCAATTAGCTATTGAAAAATTTCTCTTAAATATTTAG
- a CDS encoding PSP1 domain-containing protein gives MYTVVGIRFKKAGKIYYFDPGDLPVNVGDNVIVETARGIEFGEVVVGKREVNDDEIIAPLKMVLRIATDEDLEHYKENKDCEAEAFGVCMDMIKEHNLDMKLIDVEYTFDNNKIIFYFTADGRIDFRDLVKDLAAVFKTRIELRQIGVRDESKIVGGLGPCGRPLCCVTFLGDFEPVSIKMAKDQNLSLNPTKISGLCGRLMCCLKYEQDTYEEVRSELPSVGSLIKVDDKEMRITEVDVVRKKLKVKMKNAEGIEITKEYDPEDVTVIEDKKDEISEIYNEILGDDFIE, from the coding sequence TTGTATACAGTTGTAGGAATTCGGTTTAAAAAAGCCGGTAAAATATATTATTTTGATCCAGGCGATTTGCCTGTAAATGTAGGAGACAATGTTATTGTTGAGACAGCCAGAGGAATAGAATTTGGAGAAGTTGTCGTTGGAAAACGAGAGGTTAATGATGACGAAATAATAGCTCCGCTGAAAATGGTACTGAGAATTGCAACTGACGAAGATTTAGAACACTATAAAGAGAATAAGGATTGCGAAGCAGAGGCTTTTGGTGTCTGTATGGACATGATAAAAGAGCATAATTTAGATATGAAATTGATCGATGTTGAATACACATTTGACAACAACAAAATAATATTTTATTTTACTGCTGATGGTAGAATAGATTTTCGTGATCTTGTAAAAGATCTAGCTGCGGTTTTTAAGACGAGAATTGAGCTTAGGCAAATAGGTGTAAGAGATGAATCCAAGATTGTGGGTGGCCTTGGACCTTGCGGTAGACCTCTTTGTTGTGTAACTTTTTTAGGCGATTTTGAGCCTGTTTCGATTAAAATGGCAAAAGACCAAAACCTGTCATTGAATCCTACGAAAATATCAGGTTTGTGTGGTAGATTAATGTGCTGTTTAAAATATGAGCAGGACACCTATGAGGAAGTGAGGTCTGAACTGCCTTCAGTAGGAAGCCTTATAAAAGTCGACGATAAAGAAATGAGGATAACTGAAGTCGATGTTGTAAGAAAAAAGCTTAAAGTAAAGATGAAAAATGCAGAAGGAATAGAGATAACGAAGGAATACGACCCAGAAGATGTGACTGTTATAGAAGATAAAAAAGATGAAATTTCGGAAATTTACAATGAAATATTAGGCGATGATTTTATTGAATAA
- a CDS encoding DUF1634 domain-containing protein yields the protein MESKKNQNQNEKIENMELIISKTLRAGVLISALIILIGLIIFFATNNSGYPANSYPTSIAAVLKGLLSLKPYSIIMTGLLVLILTPVFRVGVSIITFFQEKDYMYVYITSAVFIILILSFMLGKIG from the coding sequence ATGGAAAGCAAAAAAAATCAAAATCAAAATGAAAAAATTGAAAATATGGAGCTTATTATTAGCAAGACTTTAAGGGCAGGCGTATTAATAAGTGCACTAATAATATTGATAGGTCTCATTATATTTTTTGCAACTAACAACAGCGGATATCCAGCAAACTCGTACCCAACATCCATTGCAGCTGTATTAAAGGGATTGCTGTCTTTAAAACCTTATTCAATAATTATGACAGGTCTGTTAGTGCTTATACTAACTCCCGTATTTCGAGTCGGGGTATCCATCATTACGTTCTTTCAAGAAAAGGACTATATGTATGTATACATAACATCAGCAGTCTTCATTATTTTAATACTTAGCTTTATGTTGGGTAAAATTGGATAA
- a CDS encoding sulfite exporter TauE/SafE family protein: MILMSLEILIISIAAGIFGALLGLGGGIIVIPMLTLLLGVNIKYAIGASIISVIATSSGAAVTYVRDKITNIRIGMFLEIATTTGALTGAYIAGLISSKYLYIIFGLLLLYSAYTMLKKRNEELPVGVVSQPIAKKLKLEGSYYDKVLKKEIRYNVTGVNKGFGMMYIAGVISGLLGIGSGIFKVMAMDLFMRLPMKVSTATSNFMMGVTAAASAGVYLVRGDIDPKIAGPVALGVLLGATLGTKIMTNMKSTTIRKIFIPVLAYVSIEMLLKGLGV, from the coding sequence GTGATATTGATGTCTTTAGAAATACTTATTATATCAATTGCTGCCGGAATTTTTGGAGCGCTTTTAGGACTAGGCGGCGGTATAATAGTCATACCAATGCTTACACTGCTGCTGGGAGTAAATATAAAATACGCAATAGGCGCCAGCATCATATCTGTAATAGCGACTTCCAGCGGTGCTGCCGTTACATATGTCAGGGATAAAATAACAAACATACGGATAGGTATGTTCTTAGAAATTGCCACTACAACAGGTGCTCTCACAGGTGCATATATTGCCGGCTTAATAAGTTCAAAATATTTATACATCATTTTTGGACTTCTTCTTTTGTATTCTGCATATACGATGTTAAAAAAGCGCAATGAGGAATTACCTGTAGGAGTAGTATCTCAACCAATTGCAAAAAAGTTGAAACTAGAAGGATCTTATTATGATAAAGTGTTGAAAAAAGAGATAAGATACAATGTGACAGGTGTAAATAAAGGGTTTGGCATGATGTACATAGCAGGTGTAATATCTGGGTTATTAGGCATAGGAAGTGGTATCTTTAAAGTAATGGCAATGGATCTATTTATGAGACTTCCTATGAAAGTATCAACTGCTACCAGCAACTTTATGATGGGAGTTACTGCTGCTGCCAGTGCAGGAGTATACCTTGTAAGAGGTGACATAGATCCAAAGATAGCAGGTCCTGTTGCACTTGGCGTATTACTAGGAGCAACATTGGGCACAAAAATCATGACAAATATGAAGAGTACAACCATAAGAAAGATATTCATACCTGTTCTGGCATACGTCTCAATCGAAATGCTTTTAAAAGGTTTGGGGGTATAG
- a CDS encoding arginine deiminase has protein sequence MTHPLLVPHVSSEIGNLKAVILHRPGKELERLTPQNLSELLFDDIPWVKKIQEEHDEFAKVLRDNGITVLYIKDLLKDVLKDENIKEQFIVDLLKINGITSLESKNYLKDYLLDMSYDDIAEIAISGLEKGDIESNNIPMGLAEFIYEDHYFYIKPVPNMYFTRDPGAMIDGGLMISSMKTAARKPETLILKYIYKNHDIFKRNNIPCWYDNTYFHSLEGGDVLILSDKVIAVGCGERTTPQAIEQLARNLFEGGSTVEHILVVQIPINRSYMHLDTVFTMVDKERFVFYPGIKRDLRVFSIIKEDKGFSIKKEKDLMDALKSSLNLSNIEIIPTGGLNAITSAREQWSDSTNTLAIAPGKVITYSRNESSNKIMEKEGIEVIGIEGSELSRGRGGPRCMSMPLLRY, from the coding sequence GTGACGCACCCATTGTTAGTACCTCATGTATCATCAGAGATAGGAAATTTAAAAGCAGTTATTTTGCACAGGCCTGGAAAAGAATTGGAAAGGCTTACTCCGCAAAATCTATCAGAACTGCTTTTCGATGATATTCCATGGGTTAAGAAAATACAAGAAGAACATGATGAGTTTGCAAAAGTATTAAGAGATAATGGTATAACTGTGCTTTATATTAAAGATCTCTTAAAGGATGTATTAAAAGATGAGAATATAAAAGAACAATTTATTGTTGATCTTCTCAAGATAAATGGCATCACGTCTCTTGAGTCAAAAAATTACTTAAAAGATTACCTTTTAGACATGAGCTATGACGATATTGCAGAAATAGCTATAAGCGGCCTTGAAAAGGGAGATATTGAATCTAACAACATACCTATGGGACTTGCAGAGTTTATCTATGAGGATCACTATTTTTATATTAAGCCTGTTCCAAACATGTACTTTACAAGGGATCCAGGTGCAATGATAGATGGAGGCCTGATGATAAGCTCCATGAAAACAGCAGCAAGGAAGCCAGAAACACTCATATTAAAATACATATACAAAAATCACGATATATTTAAGAGAAACAATATCCCATGCTGGTATGACAACACGTATTTTCATTCTCTAGAAGGCGGTGATGTGCTGATATTAAGTGATAAAGTAATTGCCGTAGGTTGTGGTGAGAGGACGACACCACAAGCTATAGAGCAGCTAGCACGTAATCTTTTTGAAGGTGGATCAACTGTTGAACATATCCTTGTCGTACAAATACCTATTAACAGGTCTTATATGCATCTCGATACAGTATTTACAATGGTTGACAAAGAAAGATTTGTATTTTACCCAGGTATAAAAAGGGATTTAAGGGTATTCAGCATCATAAAAGAAGATAAGGGTTTTTCAATAAAAAAAGAAAAAGACCTTATGGATGCATTAAAATCATCACTTAATCTAAGCAACATAGAGATAATACCAACAGGCGGTCTAAATGCAATTACATCGGCAAGGGAACAGTGGAGTGACAGCACAAATACGCTTGCTATAGCACCTGGAAAAGTCATAACATATTCTCGAAATGAATCATCTAACAAAATCATGGAAAAAGAAGGCATTGAAGTCATCGGAATTGAAGGATCAGAGCTATCAAGAGGAAGAGGCGGTCCAAGATGCATGAGTATGCCGCTTTTGAGATATTAG
- a CDS encoding tRNA1(Val) (adenine(37)-N6)-methyltransferase — MLKNGERIDDLNLNGLKIIQHENKFKFGMDAILLSNFVYTKRGDKIIDLGCGTGIIPILIAGKSSNTHVTGVEIQRDVADIAKRNVVLNNLTDRIEIINDDIRNIVDKLGVEKYDIVTTNPPYMPHKTGFDKSNESENISRYEINGGLQDFVKVASKLLKFGGKFFMVHRVDRLVDIVYNLRICNLEPKKIRFVHPYVEEKPNLVLVEAKKGAKSGVVIMKPLYIYNREGKYTDELLSIYGKTTIEEE; from the coding sequence ATGCTAAAGAATGGCGAAAGAATTGATGATTTAAATTTAAATGGACTTAAAATTATTCAGCATGAAAATAAATTCAAGTTTGGAATGGATGCAATATTGCTTTCAAATTTTGTATACACAAAAAGAGGAGATAAAATTATCGATTTAGGTTGCGGTACTGGAATTATACCTATCTTAATTGCTGGAAAGTCCAGCAATACACATGTTACAGGAGTGGAGATACAAAGAGATGTTGCTGATATAGCAAAAAGAAATGTGGTGCTTAATAACCTTACAGATAGAATAGAAATAATAAATGATGATATACGAAATATTGTGGATAAGTTAGGCGTTGAAAAATATGATATAGTAACAACAAATCCACCTTATATGCCACATAAGACGGGATTTGATAAAAGCAATGAAAGTGAAAACATCTCAAGATACGAGATAAATGGCGGATTGCAGGATTTTGTCAAGGTAGCATCTAAGCTCTTGAAATTTGGTGGAAAGTTTTTTATGGTACATAGGGTGGATAGACTTGTGGATATTGTTTATAATTTAAGGATTTGCAATCTCGAGCCTAAAAAAATTAGATTTGTACATCCATATGTTGAAGAAAAACCAAATTTAGTATTGGTTGAAGCTAAAAAAGGTGCCAAAAGTGGTGTTGTCATAATGAAGCCTTTGTACATTTATAATAGGGAAGGAAAATACACTGACGAGCTTTTAAGCATATATGGCAAAACTACAATAGAGGAGGAATAA
- the rsmI gene encoding 16S rRNA (cytidine(1402)-2'-O)-methyltransferase, with protein MSGNLFLCPTPIGNLEDITLRVLRILKEVDIIAAEDTRQTMKLLNHYDIKKTVVSYHEHNKVSSGLKLVDELKAGKNVALVTDAGTPGISDPGEDLVRLCINEKINVVSLPGATAITTALVGSGLDTKKFVFMGFLPTKKSDREEAMKEISREKRTVIIYEAPHRIISTLNEIKSYIGDRKIAVARELTKVHEEYIRGTVEEVLYKLGDGVKGELVVVIEGAKDEILVEPKELLQKYLECGIDKKEAIKMTAKQLKIPKSEIYKLTLKEDR; from the coding sequence ATGTCTGGAAATCTATTTTTATGTCCTACTCCAATAGGGAATCTCGAAGATATAACATTGAGGGTTTTAAGGATACTTAAGGAAGTAGATATTATTGCTGCAGAGGATACAAGGCAAACTATGAAACTCTTAAATCACTATGATATAAAAAAAACAGTTGTAAGTTATCATGAGCATAATAAGGTTTCAAGTGGATTAAAACTTGTTGATGAGCTAAAGGCAGGAAAAAACGTAGCACTGGTTACCGATGCAGGTACACCTGGCATATCTGATCCTGGGGAAGATCTTGTGAGGCTCTGTATAAATGAAAAAATAAATGTAGTATCGCTTCCAGGTGCCACGGCAATAACGACAGCTCTTGTAGGTTCTGGACTTGACACTAAGAAGTTTGTGTTTATGGGCTTTTTGCCTACTAAAAAAAGTGATAGAGAAGAGGCTATGAAAGAAATATCCAGAGAAAAGAGAACAGTTATCATTTATGAAGCTCCTCACAGGATAATTTCCACATTAAATGAAATTAAATCGTACATAGGCGATAGAAAGATAGCAGTGGCAAGGGAACTTACAAAAGTACATGAGGAGTATATAAGGGGTACTGTAGAGGAGGTTTTATATAAACTTGGGGATGGGGTAAAAGGAGAATTAGTGGTGGTAATTGAAGGTGCGAAAGATGAGATTTTGGTGGAGCCCAAAGAACTTTTGCAAAAATACCTTGAATGTGGCATCGATAAAAAAGAAGCAATTAAAATGACAGCAAAGCAATTAAAAATACCAAAGAGTGAAATTTACAAACTTACATTAAAAGAAGACAGATGA